ACTGTGGTTTGGTTGATGAATGAGATTGATAAAAGACATTGGAAGAAGACTCCTTAAATTCTTCTGCATGTGTTTTCGCTGACACAATGCTTTTAGCAAGGTTTCGCGCCTTTTCTAATGACAGATCTTCTTCAAGTAACAACTTTTCTCTGACATGATGAAAagtttcatgcatattagtgatgaaaatatcttttatcatTCTATCTTGGAGACTACCAAATTCACATGACTTACTCTTATTTATAAGACGAGTTAGGAAATCTTCTAGACTTTCAtctactttttgttttgtagtgaAAAATTTGTAACACTCATATGTAATGTTTCTTTTaggtacaaagtattgttcaaaCTTTTCGACCAGTTgcgaaaattttacattttctatgtTTAGGTTGAAAGTGTTGAATATATCAAGACATTCGTTGCCAATGAAATGCAACAAGACAGCCACTTTGCGGTCATCCGGCTCATCAAAAATG
This genomic window from Manduca sexta isolate Smith_Timp_Sample1 chromosome 12, JHU_Msex_v1.0, whole genome shotgun sequence contains:
- the LOC119189088 gene encoding uncharacterized protein LOC119189088 isoform X3 codes for the protein MSKSDEDTASGERQEMASKSPKKLNIMGNIKPMSLEGNLSTNWKRWYQSFVIFMKASAIFDEPDDRKVAVLLHFIGNECLDIFNTFNLNIENVKFSQLVEKFEQYFVPKRNITYECYKFFTTKQKVDESLEDFLTRLINKSKSCEFGSLQDRMIKDIFITNMHETFHHVREKLLLEEDLSLEKARNLAKSIVSAKTHAEEFKESSSNVFYQSHSSTKPQSRASSKSRARSQSQDRTKCTKCGQVHKYMCPARYAKCRKCKIRGHYEACYSPRKIPFSLHDRLKKELDNMESMDVICKVTEPTSWNVSSGSPRLRNKMKVCNY
- the LOC119189088 gene encoding uncharacterized protein LOC119189088 isoform X2, producing MSKSDEDTASGERQEMASKSPKKLNIMGNIKPMSLEGNLSTNWKRWYQSFVIFMKASAIFDEPDDRKVAVLLHFIGNECLDIFNTFNLNIENVKFSQLVEKFEQYFVPKRNITYECYKFFTTKQKVDESLEDFLTRLINKSKSCEFGSLQDRMIKDIFITNMHETFHHVREKLLLEEDLSLEKARNLAKSIVSAKTHAEEFKESSSNVFYQSHSSTKPQSRASSKSRARSQSQDRTKCTKCGQVHKYMCPARYAKCRKCKIRGHYEACYSPRKIPFSLHDRLKKELDNMESMDVICKVTEPTSWQNVSSGSPRLRNKMKVCNY
- the LOC119189088 gene encoding uncharacterized protein LOC119189088 isoform X4 — encoded protein: MSKSDEDTASGERQEMASKSPKKLNIMGNIKPMSLEGNLSTNWKRWYQSFVIFMKASAIFDEPDDRKVAVLLHFIGNECLDIFNTFNLNIENVKFSQLVEKFEQYFVPKRNITYECYKFFTTKQKVDESLEDFLTRLINKSKSCEFGSLQDRMIKDIFITNMHETFHHVREKLLLEEDLSLEKARNLAKSIVSAKTHAEEFKESSSNVFYQSHSSTKPQSRASSKSRARSQSQDRTKCTKCGQVHKYMCPARYAKCRKCKIRGHYEACYSPRKIPFSLHDRLKKELDNMESMDVICKVTEPTSWPPSPICSTAQRPISTDIN